One Cloacibacillus sp. genomic window carries:
- a CDS encoding ABC transporter substrate-binding protein, whose product MSRNHRGTFGLLTAMALVLVFCGGAFAATLNAYTVMPEKYASKVFEQFTKDTGIKVNFIRFSSGEALARLVAEKNNPQVDVLLGGPADVYTAGQKDNVFAVYVPKQQKLTPAEYRDPGNHWTGIGLIPLCFLTNTDFLKKNSLKAPAAWGDLLAPAYKNGLQMADARTSGTATERIYSLIAVYGVDGAFDYQKKLHKNVQLYTKSGAGGALPIAQGQAASGVFYLVDALDIQQQKYPVVISYPKEGVTFGIEATGMIAGAKHPEEAKKFIDWATSPKLGELFVSQKINYIPIVQGVKIQNPALDMSKVKLLKVGAEHKGDVRKKYVERWVNEVIR is encoded by the coding sequence GCTGAACGCCTACACGGTAATGCCTGAAAAATATGCCTCCAAAGTCTTTGAGCAGTTCACGAAAGACACTGGGATCAAAGTCAACTTTATCCGCTTTTCATCGGGCGAAGCGCTCGCGCGCCTCGTAGCCGAAAAGAACAACCCGCAGGTGGACGTGCTCCTGGGCGGGCCAGCCGACGTCTACACCGCCGGACAGAAAGACAACGTATTCGCCGTCTACGTGCCGAAGCAGCAGAAACTTACGCCCGCCGAATACAGAGACCCCGGCAACCACTGGACGGGCATAGGGCTCATCCCGCTCTGCTTCCTCACCAACACGGACTTCCTCAAGAAGAACAGCCTTAAGGCGCCCGCAGCGTGGGGCGACCTGCTTGCTCCGGCCTATAAGAACGGCCTCCAGATGGCCGACGCCCGCACATCGGGCACAGCCACGGAGCGCATCTACAGCCTCATCGCCGTCTACGGCGTGGACGGAGCCTTCGACTATCAGAAGAAGCTGCATAAGAACGTTCAGCTTTACACGAAAAGCGGCGCGGGCGGCGCGCTTCCCATAGCGCAGGGCCAGGCGGCAAGCGGCGTATTCTACCTTGTCGACGCGCTCGACATCCAGCAGCAGAAATACCCCGTCGTCATCTCCTATCCCAAAGAAGGCGTAACCTTCGGCATCGAAGCGACAGGCATGATAGCCGGCGCGAAACACCCAGAAGAGGCGAAGAAATTCATCGACTGGGCGACAAGCCCGAAGCTTGGAGAGCTCTTCGTCAGCCAGAAGATAAACTACATACCGATAGTGCAGGGGGTCAAAATACAGAACCCTGCGCTCGACATGTCAAAGGTGAAGCTTCTTAAGGTCGGCGCGGAGCACAAGGGCGACGTTCGCAAAAAGTACGTCGAACGCTGGGTCAACGAAGTCATCCGCTAA